A genomic stretch from Alosa sapidissima isolate fAloSap1 chromosome 3, fAloSap1.pri, whole genome shotgun sequence includes:
- the mbd4 gene encoding methyl-CpG-binding domain protein 4: MMAKAEVKIADTSLPLGWTREVRQRKEGKTAGKTDVYIISPQGKRFRSRTSLQEYLLSQEGSTLGLGLPLSDLSFAVSVTNGKPAPSGRPRENQTRKRRSRELVSDASRYFSSELNGSAAPQTPEAKAEEKCTEVVERRLNMNGRDTCHDNDNSEKTDVVETSAPSLSVQSPSESEGEEVVAEEQEDRTREDWTVESHKESEQSISKGQTDEPTEGEERLQVPSQIAGESKCHSPIRSSKTSLAGDKRTRSPYFSGKSLRACLSPPKRKAFKKWTPPRSPFNLVQETLFHDPWKLLVATIFLNKTSGKMALPVLWQFFDGFPTAEVTRKSDWRPLADLLQPLGLNTLRAKTLIRFSDEFLSKQWRYPIELHGIGKYGNDSYRIFCVEEWKQVTPDDHKLNDYHAWLWENHQALGI; this comes from the exons ATGATGGCTAAAGCCGAAGTTAAAATCGCTGACACCAGTCTACCTCTGGGTTGGACCCGAGAAGTAAGACAGCGCAAAGAGGGGAAAACTGCTGGGAAAACAGATGTCTACATCATTAG TCCACAGGGAAAGCGCTTTAGGTCCAGGACATCTCTGCAAGAGTACCTGCTCTCACAGGAGGGCAGTACACTTGGGCTTGGGCTGCCACTGAGTGACTTAAGTTTTGCAGTATCTGTGACTAATGGGAAACCAGCACCATCAGGGAGACCAAGGGAGAACCAAACCAGAAAACGGCGAAGTCGTGAACTGGTCAGTGATGCCTCACGGTATTTCTCTTCTGAACTGAATGGTTCAGCAGCACCACAGACCCCAGAGGCCAAAGCAGAGGAGAAATGCACAGAAGTGGTGGAGAGGAGGCTGAACATGAACGGGAGGGATACATGTCATGATAATGACAACTCAGAAAAGACTGATGTTGTTGAGACATCAGCACCTAGCCTGAGTGTGCAGTCTCCGtctgagagtgaaggagaggaggtAGTTGCAGAGGAGCAAGAGGATAGGACAAGAGAAGATTGGACTGTTGAATCTCATAAGGAAAGCGAGCAGAGTATCAGCAAGGGGCAAACAGATGAGCCCactgaaggggaggagaggcttCAAGTCCCGTCACAGATCGCTGGGGAATCCAAATGCCACTCCCCCATCAGAAGCAGCA AAACCAGCCTGGCTGGGGACAAACGCACGCGTAGTCCTTACTTCAGTGGGAAGTCGCTGAGAGCCT GCTTGAGTCCTCCCAAGCGGAAGGCATTCAAGAAATGGACCCCTCCTCGTTCACCGTTCAACCTGGTACAAGAAACCCTCTTTCATGACCCGTGGAAACTCCTGGTGGCAACTATTTTCCTCAATAAGACCAGTG GTAAAATGGCATTGCCTGTGCTGTGGCAGTTTTTCGACGGCTTCCCAACTGCAGAGGTGACCAGGAAAAGTGACTGGAGACCTCTGGCCGATCTTCTGCAACCACTGGGCCTCAACACACTTAGAGCCAAAACCCTGATCCGGTTCTCTG ATGAGTTCCTTTCCAAGCAGTGGAGGTATCCCATTGAGCTCCATGGAATTGGCAAATACGGAAATGACTCTTACCGCATCTTTTGTGTGGAGGAGTGGAAACAG GTGACGCCTGATGACCACAAGCTGAACGACTATCACGCGTGGCTATGGGAAAATCATCAGGCCTTGGGAATCTGA